The following are encoded in a window of Thermoanaerobacter ethanolicus JW 200 genomic DNA:
- the dapF gene encoding diaminopimelate epimerase, which yields MKFTKMHGLGNDFIVIEALENVDYSELAIKLCDRHFGIGADGLLVVEPSGIADIRMRIFNADGSEAEMCGNGSRCFAKYVYERGIVKKEKMAVETLAGVIMPEVFVENGKVESVKVYMGNPIFEASKIPIKSDKQKFINEPVKIDGKVYKLTSLRVGVPHTIVFVESLDENMIKELGPKIEKSSLFPQGTNVDFVKVEDKENISVRTWERGVGLTLACGSGACASAVASAVLGKTERNVNVHFKAGKLLVEWLEDNSIYLSGSVEEVFRGEIEL from the coding sequence GTGAAATTTACTAAAATGCATGGATTGGGAAATGACTTTATAGTAATTGAGGCTCTAGAAAATGTAGATTATAGTGAATTAGCTATTAAACTTTGTGATAGGCATTTTGGTATAGGGGCGGATGGTCTTTTAGTTGTTGAGCCTTCAGGAATTGCGGATATTAGGATGAGGATTTTTAATGCAGATGGTAGCGAAGCAGAAATGTGCGGTAATGGTTCTAGATGTTTTGCAAAATATGTTTATGAAAGAGGGATAGTAAAAAAAGAGAAAATGGCAGTGGAAACCTTAGCGGGAGTGATTATGCCAGAAGTTTTTGTAGAAAATGGGAAAGTAGAAAGTGTAAAGGTTTATATGGGCAATCCCATTTTTGAAGCTAGCAAAATACCTATAAAAAGTGACAAGCAAAAATTTATAAATGAGCCAGTAAAAATAGATGGGAAAGTTTATAAATTAACTTCTCTAAGGGTAGGAGTGCCTCATACTATTGTTTTTGTAGAATCCTTAGATGAAAATATGATTAAAGAATTAGGTCCTAAAATTGAAAAATCTTCCCTTTTCCCTCAAGGCACAAATGTAGATTTTGTAAAAGTAGAAGATAAAGAAAATATTTCTGTAAGGACTTGGGAAAGAGGTGTGGGGCTTACTCTTGCTTGTGGAAGTGGTGCCTGTGCGTCTGCAGTAGCTTCAGCAGTTTTAGGTAAGACGGAGCGAAATGTCAATGTCCATTTTAAAGCTGGAAAACTTTTAGTAGAATGGCTGGAGGACAATAGTATTTATTTATCAGGAAGTGTGGAAGAAGTCTTTAGAGGCGAGATAGAGCTTTAG
- a CDS encoding transposase: protein MYQLQLLLNIPELFTSQSKIDFYSSMFENLDLSSIPEFPSSSPGRKGYSHHALFRAFIVMKAERFGTISDLLDYLRNNLIIAHLCGFDISKPLPSYWTFRRFINDFSHDYLTSIFQNQVNILKNMGIISGEFISMDSTPIKANTKLNNPKSFSKNKFSKDNQPKSDKDCKLGVYSASNDSSNKRYKFYWGYKNHIIVDAISGLPIAETTTPADAPDFEAALSLLEKTNKWFNLKYVNFIADKGYDVKKLYNYVRNILHGHCFIPLNKRNSKNPPLTDDGYMVCEAGIKMLKDGKQYFDGFIKQKFVCKFCNSKDDSACPINHPKYFNGKKHRGCTKYAIISSDYRSSINRDSLYFKAVYKLRIESERYNSRFKALDFEKAYVRNINSVSNLNTFGHITLLTVAIVAIKLGKYDEFRSLVALMQSA, encoded by the coding sequence ATGTACCAGCTTCAATTGCTTTTAAATATACCTGAACTCTTTACCTCTCAGTCTAAAATTGATTTCTATTCTTCTATGTTTGAAAATCTTGACCTGTCTTCAATACCTGAATTCCCTTCCTCTAGTCCTGGCCGTAAGGGTTATTCTCACCATGCACTTTTTAGAGCTTTTATTGTCATGAAAGCTGAAAGATTCGGCACAATTTCTGACCTTTTAGATTATCTCCGCAATAATCTTATCATTGCTCATCTTTGTGGCTTCGACATTTCTAAACCTCTTCCTTCTTATTGGACTTTTCGCCGTTTTATTAATGACTTCTCTCATGATTATTTGACCTCTATTTTTCAAAATCAGGTCAATATCCTCAAAAATATGGGTATTATCTCCGGTGAGTTTATTTCCATGGATTCTACCCCTATTAAAGCTAACACTAAGTTAAATAACCCTAAGTCTTTTTCTAAAAATAAATTCTCTAAAGATAATCAGCCTAAGTCAGATAAGGATTGTAAATTAGGCGTTTATTCTGCTTCTAACGATTCTTCTAATAAACGCTATAAGTTTTATTGGGGCTATAAAAATCACATTATTGTTGATGCTATCTCTGGTTTACCCATCGCTGAAACTACTACCCCCGCTGATGCCCCTGATTTTGAAGCCGCTTTATCTTTGCTTGAGAAGACTAATAAGTGGTTTAACCTTAAGTATGTTAATTTTATTGCTGATAAAGGCTATGATGTTAAGAAACTTTATAATTATGTTAGAAATATTCTCCACGGTCATTGCTTTATTCCTCTTAACAAGCGTAATTCTAAAAATCCCCCTCTGACTGATGATGGTTATATGGTCTGTGAAGCGGGTATTAAAATGCTTAAAGATGGCAAGCAATATTTTGATGGTTTTATTAAGCAAAAATTTGTTTGCAAGTTCTGTAATTCTAAGGATGATTCTGCCTGCCCTATAAATCATCCTAAATATTTTAATGGCAAAAAGCATAGAGGCTGTACTAAGTATGCTATTATATCTTCTGATTATAGGTCCTCTATTAATAGAGACTCCCTATATTTTAAGGCCGTCTACAAATTGAGAATTGAATCAGAAAGATATAATTCCCGCTTTAAAGCTCTGGATTTTGAAAAGGCTTATGTTAGAAATATTAATTCTGTCAGCAACCTTAATACTTTTGGCCATATTACTTTGCTTACTGTCGCTATTGTAGCTATTAAATTGGGCAAATATGATGAGTTTAGATCTCTTGTTGCTTTGATGCAATCGGCCTAA
- a CDS encoding MFS transporter, with protein sequence MLNVIILGLTSLLTDISTEMVYPLIPLFLTSRLGASPAIVGIIEGFAESLASILKVFSGYISDKVGKRKPLAIAGYSFSTIGKMFLYFATSWGWVFWGRTADRFGKGIRTAPRDALIAEAVDKENIGRAYGLHRALDTLGATIGIALAYYFLTSYKGDYKAVFMYSLIPAFLGVIVLFFAKESTVKHELSKKLSFSWKSLDRRLQMFLIVILIFALGNSSNQFLLLRAKSVGFSDSDVILLYLVYNIVYMIFSYPMGRLSDKIGRKKLLIMGYFFYGIVYLGFAVFGFKSAMWILFSVYGLYIALTEGVEKALVAEISPPHLKGTVIGLHATFTGIGLLPASFIAGVLWDTLGVTAPFYFGGIMGVLAAIGLMIVL encoded by the coding sequence TTGTTAAATGTAATTATTTTGGGGTTGACAAGTCTTCTTACAGATATATCTACTGAAATGGTATATCCTTTGATTCCACTTTTTCTCACTTCTCGACTTGGGGCAAGCCCGGCAATAGTAGGGATTATTGAAGGGTTTGCGGAAAGTCTAGCTAGTATACTTAAGGTTTTTTCAGGGTACATATCTGATAAAGTAGGTAAAAGAAAACCTTTAGCTATAGCTGGATATTCTTTTTCTACTATAGGAAAAATGTTTTTGTATTTTGCTACTTCATGGGGATGGGTTTTTTGGGGTAGAACTGCTGACAGGTTTGGAAAAGGAATACGAACAGCTCCAAGAGATGCTTTGATTGCTGAAGCTGTAGATAAAGAAAACATTGGGAGAGCATATGGACTTCATAGAGCATTGGATACTTTAGGCGCAACGATTGGAATTGCTTTAGCGTATTATTTTTTGACTTCTTATAAAGGAGATTATAAAGCAGTTTTTATGTATTCTCTAATACCAGCTTTTTTAGGAGTTATTGTGCTGTTTTTTGCTAAGGAAAGCACAGTAAAACATGAACTTTCAAAAAAACTTTCATTTTCTTGGAAAAGTCTTGATAGACGTCTTCAAATGTTTTTAATAGTTATTTTAATTTTTGCCTTAGGTAATTCTTCTAATCAGTTTTTACTTTTGAGAGCAAAAAGTGTGGGCTTTAGTGATTCGGATGTTATACTTTTGTACTTGGTGTATAATATTGTTTACATGATATTTTCATATCCAATGGGAAGATTATCTGATAAGATAGGGAGAAAAAAGCTTCTCATTATGGGTTATTTCTTTTATGGAATAGTGTATTTAGGATTTGCTGTTTTTGGCTTTAAAAGTGCTATGTGGATATTATTTTCTGTTTATGGTTTGTACATCGCTTTGACTGAGGGTGTTGAAAAAGCTTTAGTAGCGGAAATTTCTCCACCTCATTTAAAAGGTACAGTTATAGGGCTTCATGCTACTTTTACAGGCATTGGCCTTTTACCGGCTTCTTTTATAGCAGGAGTACTTTGGGATACATTGGGAGTAACTGCACCTTTTTATTTTGGCGGAATTATGGGAGTTTTGGCTGCTATTGGCCTTATGATCGTTTTATGA